In a single window of the Labrus mixtus chromosome 20, fLabMix1.1, whole genome shotgun sequence genome:
- the LOC132954536 gene encoding ornithine decarboxylase-like — translation MEEHVSHAAVKTNGSHGYVLSPENCDIDILDNGRTINDFIDIKIKETASGENEEPFLVANLDSMFKRHLRWLNNLPRVKPFYAVKCNNTPAVVQMLRALGTGFDCASKGEIQLALSLGVAPEKIIYAHTTKPRSHIKYACSRGVNMMTFDSEDELLKISQGHPNAKLILRIAVDDSKALLRLSLKFGAKLETVDKLLERAGELGLEVIGVSFHVGSGCTECGAFKQAIANARQVFDIAILMGFQMRLLDIGGGFSGREDFQVKFEEFSEVINDALEKYFPSDFGVQVIAEPGRYYVESAFTLAANVMARRVITGDVGELCSKENSPDKVMMYYLNDGVYGSLSCLINDAAHTAVEPYLHRAVDNSEKRYPSVVWGPTCDCLDKVTDSYWFPELRVGDWLLVDHMGAYSVSIATDFNGFERANIYSVISSEILQALNLSNTYDIIHA, via the exons ATGGAAGAGCATGTCAGCCATG CAGCGGTAAAGACAAACGGATCACACGGATACGTTTTGTCCCCTGAAAATTGTGACATCGACATTTTGGACAATGGAAGAACGATCAATGATTTCATAGACATCAAAATTAAAGAGACTGCCTCGGGG GAAAATGAAGAGCCCTTCCTGGTGGCCAATCTGGATAGTATGTTCAAGAGGCACCTCAGGTGGCTCAACAACTTACCTCGAGTCAAGCCCTTCTATGCGGTGAAGTGCAACAACACACCAGCAGTCGTGCAGATGTTGCGAGCTCTGGGCACGGGTTTTGACTGTGCAAGCAAG GGCGAGATTCAGCTGGCCCTGTCGCTCGGAGTGGCGCCAGAAAAAATAATTTACGCTCATACCACCAAACCGCGGTCGCACATCAAATACGCCTGTTCCCGTGGAGTCAACATGATGACGTTCGATAGTGAGGATGAACTCCTCAAGATTTCTCAGGGTCATCCCAACGCCAA GCTGATCCTCCGCATCGCAGTGGACGACTCCAAGGCTCTGCTCAGACTCAGCCTGAAGTTTGGAGCTAAGCTGGAGACGGTTGACAAGCTGCTGGAACGTGCCGGAGAGCTGGGCTTGGAGGTCATTGGGGTCAGCTTCCATGTGGGGAGCGGGTGCACTGAATGTGGGGCGTTCAAGCAAGCCATAGCCAACGCCCGGCAAGTCTTTGACATAGCG ATTCTGATGGGGTTCCAAATGCGTCTCCTGGATATCGGCGGAGGCTTCTCTGGGAGAGAGGACTTTCAAGTGAAATTTGAAGAG TTTTCAGAAGTAATTAACGACGCCCTCGAGAAATACTTTCCCTCTGATTTTGGGGTGCAGGTCATTGCCGAACCGGGGCGGTACTACGTGGAATCAGCCTTCACACTGGCGGCCAACGTCATGGCCAGACGAGTCATCACAGGTGACGTTGGAGAACTTTGCAGTAAA GAAAACAGCCCTGACAAGGTGATGATGTACTACCTTAACGACGGCGTGTACGGCTCCCTAAGCTGCCTCATCAATGACGCCGCTCACACTGCGGTGGAGCCGTACCTACACAgg GCCGTTGACAACAGTGAGAAAAGATACCCCTCTGTGGTCTGGGGCCCGACCTGCGACTGCCTGGACAAAGTCACCGACAGCTACTGGTTCCCAGAGCTGCGCGTCGGGGACTGGCTTCTCGTCGACCACATGGGGGCGTACTCTGTCAGTATAGCCACCGACTTCAACGGCTTCGAGAGAGCGAATATCTACTCTGTGATCAGTTCAGAGATTCTGCAAGCCTTAAACCTCTCCAACACCTACGACATTATCCACGCATGA
- the LOC132954471 gene encoding synaptic vesicular amine transporter-like, translating into MGLLSWLRQDTRLKNMVLLVVFIALFLDHMLLSVVVSILPSYLYEAQILSSGNGTDSPLIVQPVGNRSVVYTPPHQNPALSGDSIPAQNSHDSNCSETGDQLDTVNIKVGLLLASKSTVQLVMNPFVGPLTDRIGYHLLMCAGFCITILATILFAFSSSFSLMLLARGLQGVGGSCLSVAGMAMLADTYKDEKARGRAMGIAFSGLALGLIAGAPFGSLMYQFVGKMSPFLVLAVIAVLGGGLHSLIFQPSQVQTEMEKGTPLLTLLRDPYILIAAGAICFSTLVIAVIEAALPIWMIKTMCASKWQLGIVFLPDSISYLIASNIFGHLSQKHNKSWLCASIGMITAGITTISFRFSKNIYHLLVLNAFIGFSIGTVDSTIMPLMGRLVDIRHRPVYGSVYAIADVAICIGFCVGPAISGPIVTSIGFPWLMAIVGAVTIMFAPLCIFLVNPPRQEESISKGT; encoded by the exons ATGG GCCTGCTGAGCTGGCTGAGGCAGGACACCCGGCTGAAGAACATggttctgcttgttgttttcaTCGCCTTGTTTCTGGACCACATGCTGCTCTCCGTGGTCG TGTCGATTCTTCCCAGTTACCTGTACGAAGCCCAGATCCTCTCTTCAGGGAACGGCACGGACTCACCACTCATCGTCCAGCCTGTGGGAAACAGATCTGTCGTTTATACCCCTCCACACCAGAACCCAGCTCTCTCCGGTGACTCCATCCCGGCCCAAAACTCCCATGATTCAAACTGCTCTGAAACCGGGGATCAGCTGGACACAGTGAACATCAAAGTGGGACTGCTGCTGGCATCAAAGTCCACCGTACAGCTCGTCATGAATCCATTTGTTGGACCGCTCACCGACAG GATCGGATACCACCTCCTGATGTGTGCTGGCTTCTGCATCACCATCTTGGCGACTATCT tgTTTGCGTTTTCATCGAGCTTCAGCTTAATGCTGTTGGCCAGAGGGTTGCAGGGTGTGGGCGGGTCCTGCTTGTCTGTTGCAG gAATGGCGATGTTAGCCGACACGTACAAAGATGAGAAGGCGAGAGGGCGTGCCATGGGAATAGCTTTCTCTGGTTTGGCTTTAGGGTTGATAG CGGGTGCACCTTTCGGCAGCTTGATGTATCAGTTTGTGGGGAAGATGAGTCCATTCCTGGTCCTGGCAGTCATCGCGGTTTTGGGTGGAG GTTTACATTCACTGATCTTTCAACCATCACAGGTGCAAACAGAG ATGGAAAAAGGGACTCCTCTGCTGACCCTCCTGAGGGATCCATACATACTTATAGCAGCTG gagcGATCTGTTTCTCCACGTTGGTCATCGCAGTGATAGAGGCAGCCCTCCCTATCTGGATGATAAAGACCATGTGTGCGAGCAAATGGCAGCTAG GCATCGTCTTCCTGCCAGACAGCATATCATACCTCATAGCATCAAATATCTTTGGTCAcctgtcacagaaacacaacaaaag CTGGCTATGTGCTTCCATTGGAATGATCACGGCAGGAATAACAACAATTTCT tTCAGATTTTCCAAGAACATCTATCACTTGCTTGTTCTGAATGCATTTATTGGCTTTTCAATTG GCACAGTGGACTCGACGATCATGCCCCTCATGGGTAGATTGGTTGACATTAGACATCGGCCAGTTTATGGCTCTGTTTATGCCATTGCTGATGTCGCAATATGCATTGGATTCTGTGTTG GTCCAGCTATTTCAGGTCCCATAGTGACATCGATTGGCTTCCCCTGGCTCATGGCAATAGTTGGAGCCGTAACTATCATGTTCGCTCCACTTTGCATCTTTCTGGTGAATCCACCTCggcaggaggag TCAATATCGAAAGGAACTTAA